In one window of Pseudobdellovibrionaceae bacterium DNA:
- a CDS encoding helix-turn-helix domain-containing protein: MALQRTSQQMQNQIKELLRQGHSKRQIARSLGICRKTINKVLADEGDLKAPVAEPRGESGLLDLDWESLVKQASQGVPIKTLWEEQDLNVSYRIFWGELRRRKPATKPVTIKLHHTPGEKAQIDFCDGINLVCRKTSAITKTHLFELTC, from the coding sequence GTGGCGCTGCAGAGGACGAGTCAGCAAATGCAAAATCAAATCAAGGAGTTATTAAGGCAAGGTCATTCCAAGCGACAAATAGCTCGGTCGCTGGGGATATGCCGGAAGACAATTAATAAGGTTTTGGCCGATGAAGGAGACCTGAAGGCACCGGTAGCTGAACCCCGGGGTGAGAGCGGCCTGTTGGATCTGGACTGGGAGAGCTTGGTGAAGCAGGCCAGCCAAGGGGTGCCAATTAAGACCCTCTGGGAGGAGCAGGATCTAAATGTGAGCTACAGAATTTTCTGGGGCGAACTTCGTAGGCGCAAACCAGCGACAAAGCCGGTGACCATAAAACTGCACCACACCCCGGGCGAGAAGGCTCAAATAGACTTCTGTGATGGCATCAATCTGGTCTGTCGAAAAACGAGCGCTATAACAAAGACCCATTTGTTTGAACTTACTTGCTGA